The following DNA comes from Erigeron canadensis isolate Cc75 chromosome 3, C_canadensis_v1, whole genome shotgun sequence.
gtcactttgagcatTATGGAAAGGTTTAAATTATGCGTATCTTCTGTCGATTCTTATTGGCACAAGAGATAATTGCAGATTTGCatagcatagttggacttcatatcaagttgattgagtttgaagaaaaccgtccaagaaatctgagataccccaagttcttatgatcaaggggggaatggtttagaaagaaaaacaaccgtaaagctaaaggcaagaacttaggtaagagaaaacaaagtgtttagtctcaaaaccttaaaagaccctttagACTAAGGAGCATCGGCTAAAGACCAgtcttgtcatcactatgctaaggtgagacactggaagaggaattgtcctaagtatctagctgagttgaacaagaagaagaagcaagttggtttaactagttcttcaagtatcttcttaactgaattataaatgttgatgagattcaaatgataattcaatagcaaaagagtcaagttaacttggactctatctttgacatggccatcttgtttaatttttgtcaagaaatgcatttaaagacttcaatgtgaagatatcttacaaatcaaatgatgaatcatttgataaatgtgtgtcTTCGGCATTATAagtagcaagaaacgcattaaaagtcttcaatgtgaaaagatcttacaaatcaaatgatgaatcgtttgataaatgtgtgtctttcgaattaccgttagcaagaaaagcattgaaaacttcaacatgaagggatcttacaatcaaatgatgaatcatttgacaaatgcatatcTTGTATTTTCGGCAATATAACAAGAATAccctttccgcataaaaccggagagggctaaggaactacttggactaatacatatcgatgtatgtagcccttttagacatatgtcaaggaaaaatgctagctacttcattattttacggatgatttcagtcgttatggttatgtttacttgcttaaacataaacatgaagtctttgaaacattcaaagagtttaaaaatgaagttgaaaatcaactcggtaaaaccatcaagattcttcgttcggatcgatgtggtgaatacttaagccaagagtttaaggattatcttaaagcatgtggaattgtccaatagcttactcctccatatactcctcagcataatggagtgtctgaaaggagaaatcgaaccttgctagacatggtgagatcaatgatgacccgtacaactctcccattttcgttttgggattatgctctagagactgctgtacgcattctcaatatggttccaaccaagaaggttggcAAGACACcatacgaattatggcatgaTGATGTCcttaatttgtcttacttacttaagagtctggggatgtgaggcacttgtgaagcgcgatacgcctgacaaacttgaacccaaaactactaagtgcatctttgtcggataccctaaggaaacgatgggttacgacttctatgatcccgccaaaaacactgttcgtgttgctcgatatgctgagttctttgaaaagaagttagtttaagagaacagtgggagggttgtagaacttgacgagactcaagaggaagatgtgtcaccttctgaatatactagcaatcatcaacttggggggaaaaatgttcaaagtgatgaacctcaagtcgatgataatgaagcgattccacttcgtaggtccgaaaggacaagacgtcctaccgaaagactatgtctgatggtagaagaagacgtttttggagatctcgatgagcctccgaatttcaaagctgcattatcaaatccggaatctgacaaatgacttgaagctacgaaggtggaaatgaaatccatgaaagacaatcaagtctggagcttggttgatcttccacaaaatgctcaaactgttgggtgtaagtggatcttcaagaagaagacggacatggatggaaatgtacacatctataaagctcgtctcgtggtaaaaggttatactcaacgtttcggtgttgattatgatgagaccttttctccggtcgcggacattagagctattagggtTCTAATGAAAGCTCGGcactaatatttttttaacgtCTAATTAGATCGGGTAATCATTCAAATTCAGAATGAAAGCTCGTTGCTTTTTCTTTCcctataataaaaatgaaattaattgaAGCCGTGGGGCCCTATCCATTTATTAATTCGACCCAACTTGAAATTGACTTCGGTTTGCTCCCTTTCAATAATATAAAGAAGGCTTTGTACCGAGCCGGAAAGAATAAAATATTCTCAGAACTCTTAATTGATACGACATGCTATTTTTTCCATTCATTCCCTTTCAGGATCAGTCGCGGTCTTCCAAACTTTACCGATAGTATGGACGAATCCCTCGCTTCATCTAAATGTGTAAAAGATCctagccatagcagcgtactatgattttgagatatggcaaatgaatgttaagactgcctttcttaaatggttacttggataaagaagtctatatggatcaaccagaaggttttattgatccgaaacatcccaacaaagtatgcaagcttcaaagatccatttatggactaaagcaagcatcaagaagttggaataaacggtttgatgaagaaatcaaaagtttggttttgttcaaaatcccgatgagccatgtgtatatcgcaaagctagtgggagtgatgttactttccttgtcttatatgttgatgacatattaatcataggaaaatatattccaatgttgcaagatgttaaatcccatcttggaaagtgttttgccatgaaagatttaggagaagcagcatttattcttggaatcaagatccaccgagatagatcaaagcggttgttaagtttaagtcaaaatgcttatattgataagatcttgaaacATTTCAAGATAGAGAATTCTAAGTGTGGGTTTACACGCATGCAAGAAAGACTtaacttatctagcaagaatagtgcttctacacctaatgaggtggagcgtatgcgaaAAATCCCTTATGTTTCGGCTGTGGGATCTGTAATGTATGCGATAAGATGtactagacctgatattgcgttcgcgcaaaatatagttagccactatcagcaaaatcctgtaaaggatcattgaattgctgtaaagaatattcttaagtataTGTGTGTTACTAAAGagttattcttggtgtatggaagAAATCCTGATCCAGAATTCAAAGTGAATAGAtactgtgatgttggattttagACTGATAAAtgtgattcaaaatatcagtcgggatacgtcttcattgtttaaatgaaggcacggtggaatgctatgagctaaaaaccacaGTTGCCGTGTctacaacagagtctgagtacattgccgcatcagaagccgcaatggaagcagtctggataaggaagttcactagcgggcttgacgtgatcccctcaagtGACTtacccaatgatatgtactgtgataataccggtgcattaatcattgccaacgaacccggagttcagaaaggtgccagacattatgctagacgatatcactatgttcgtgagcagatcgaacttggggagatcaatttactcaaagttcacacagattttaacttagctgatcctttcacaaaagctttgtctaggcccaagcttgaaaggcatgccgagggcataggacttaaattagctagttatttcatgtaaatctattgtttcggtatttggataagggatgttgaacaatttatattttctataatgaaataaagtacttgatgtatttgatttcattcaatattaaattgtgtcctgtatttgcatgtttaatccttgaatattttattaaatattctaaattgtccattgtcgattaattatatgggaatataattaaacgaagacaaatgtgagtgattggttgtattcttggaatatgtaatggatggttcccaccaaactcacatgatatccatagcggatgcatatcggactacctcactaacgaattatcactttatggatcattgtcattaagtgaaattcggaaatggttacttttattgatcctttgacttgagatacaagtaggtcagcatgtatgaatcgcacttactagatgtagttctaactcacctgaataagggggtacataaagggctattttcagaaagtgtcgtgaagtatgatgactgacacgtgtagtcaatacaggatttgttccttcaatttgaaattgaagtatgataccgtttgacgccctcattaggactaattaaagatgtttgcatggccgtgcccaaataaatccagattgttctcgattatatttggtaatcattaattagttatagaatgagaaacataatcgttaaattatgaaatgatctcgatccatattcatatttaacaaaggtatcggaacaaagggataataaatgccttaaccatttaaaactatacttaaatgttttcgggagcattggcgtgttgctagacgctaaccaatgttattaccttcattcgttacgagctcaagtgagagctgttagaatatgatcacgtaaaatggaCGTATaaccgaaaagtatttaagcctacggggtcacacctcaacgtgaatgtaactataagttgattaatatattaaatgtaatttattaattaatttgatcacgaaaaactaacgaaggtccgttaaaagagttaaaagttaacggtacttaactaacggacttaacggagaagagttggaattaggaaacaattaggaaacccctctagaatgttctaggggggggggggacggtcGACTAGGGTTCTCAAAACCCTTAGACTTGGCCATTAAGTATCctaagcctataaatacaaacctatgtttagttgttttataTACAGTTAAATCCAAAGGGTTTTTTCTCTCCTTtctttctctccctctctcGACCGAAATTCAACCCACAAAGGGTTTGATTTTCGGTTCACTTATCTaggaaaaagggttttcgggttaGCTAGGTATTCGGGTTTAAATAAAGGGTTGTtcgttcgtgatcaagtactagcatacatacgttccaacgttgagtgtgcaatcgtagagaggttaatttaaaccttgttcttgtttcaatctctccattataaggtacatattttatactttggttaattaattaaactgcatagatcttgtcttccgttgcgtgctttgtgatttgatgtgataaatagttatataacccaacacaACTTTTGTTTTACACGTCTCGAATTCGATACATGGATATGATATTTCAAAGAATTTTACAATATAAGTCTTTTAGTGAATCATGTTTAAGTTTTGCAGAGGGGTATAGATTTATCCCACTTAAACGTGGTGTCTTCAGGTGGTTTAGTTGTGAGTTTtacctcctactaggtattggaGGTGAGGAGGCTATATAACATGAACCCAGTTAAAACAATGTGGTGCTAGACCTTCCGTTACAAGTAATCCATATCTTAAAAAACAACTTGCTATCTGATATTTAGCAAGCAAACGATACGATTGTGTGGTTTGGTGTTGGCTTATAACTAAAATCctggttttatatatttttatgtgtttatttagtcttttttaataattttttcataGTGATTTTTAACAAGGTTTAAATCAGACATAACTACGATGACGTTGTAATTGTGATATTAACAGATAACTGTAGCAACGCATGACTAAATACTAATACATATATTCGGTGCAACAAAATACTTATATATTCCATATATTGGTTCAAGAATGATcaaacattttttgttttcccTTTTTGTTACATCATCATTTGCTTTTTGACATTACTTGAGCACTTAAATTGATGTGCACTAATGTACCACATGAATTAAATTAGGTAACCTTAATCAACTACTAATTATGCATAAaattacaacttttatataatataatgtaatcatatttgatactagaaaaagaaatatgaaTTGCAAATACATGCTAAGGGGCCACTGTGTCACGCAACTGTCGACACGAGAATGCTCACATGTGACACTTGTTCTTGAATAAGTAGCACAAAGAACTAAATAAGAATGATACTTTATCATTTCTTATGACTATTGAGCCTGAGAATGCTTTACAATTAAAGAATTACACTGTAAACAAGGATGGAAAATTGGAAATGCCTGTATGTTACAAGTCCTCTCCCATAAGATCCGAGTCTTTTCATTTCTAGTCTAAAATCATTTTGGTAAATCCCGTATGCATTTTCAGTGAAGATTTTGTTAAGTTATGTTATGTaagttgatattgatgatattaTGATATGTTGTTACGTACAGAAAAATGAGTTTGTAATATATCGTTTGTATATCTAAATAGATTGATGCGAATTAATTATGCATGGATCAATCCAAATAAttaattgaataatttattagtTTGATAATCAGATTaatggatatattttttaatccaaTAGATAATATGATTGGATTGGATATAGATCAATATCCAATCCATTTTGATAGGATTTTCTAATACAgataactttcatcaacaacaattgGATCAAACTGCGCTTATATAGGAGTTTCCTTTGCTTTTACCAATTCGTAAAATTAATCCTACTTAGGTTTATAGTTTTCAGCAAATACTATCAAATTAAtctgttttcaatatattttaacCTTATTTAGTTGCTTTTACCAGCAAAAGGTTTTTACAAGATGATAATAACgtttatttgtttttgcatTTCTTTATAGGTCATATGTCGTATGTGTCATTCCATGatttataataacaataatcatataataaaCTGCACAAAAGTAAACAAAAGCAACTAACATTGAATTGCAAATAGTAAAAAGGACATAATGTTATCAAATGTTGATTTGCCTTACAGTTTTCCACTTCTCAATGTCTATCCCCCACAATTCTCACCTCacaattaatttattaattcttcaaaaccaaatacaaaaaaaaaaaacaaaaacattaacTTAATAATTATTGCCATTACTCTCTAATCCTTTCCACCGTTCTACTACCTTACAACCACCATTAACCACCGAACGACGACCACAAACTTCCGTCCTTTTTAACTCCCTCTTCTCTTCCTCCTCCCCCGCCTCCTTCTGCGACAGACATTTCTTTTTATTCGCTTTAACACGCAAAATTCCCAATAGTTCTCTCAACGCCTTCCCTTTATCTCTTctatttttaatcaaaacttcaCTAACATCCGCCGGGGTCATCTCGGCCTTGTCGGTAACCTCCTCTAGCTGCCGCAACACCTCCTTGTCCACGTCATCAACTGTACACCCTAAATAAGTCtttaacaatatttttaatgatgaaAATGTACAATAACTCATGAACACATGCATGTCCATCCGCCCACTGCGTAACAATGCCGGGTCAAGTTTCTCAATATGGTTTGTAGTAAATACGAATATCCGCTCCGACCCGCAACATGACCATAACCCATCAGTAAAATTCAACAATCCGGACAACGTAACacaattattattgttgttggcATCTATTTCCATGTCAGCAGTCACATCAGCAAAATCACGGTTTCCGAGAGGAATCGAACAATCTATATCTTCAATTACTATGATGGATTTTGAGCTTGTTTTCATAAGCATTTTTCGAAgctctaaattcgtttgaaccTCGGTTAATTCAagatcatatatatcatatgataAATAATTAGCCATTGCAGCAATCATGCTGGATTTGCCGGTCCCAGGAGGACCGTACAAAAGATACCCACGTTTCCATGCACGCCCAGTGCGTGTATAAAAAGCTTTACCTTCAACAAAATCACGGAGATCAGACATGATCTCCGCTTTCTTTGCTGGGTCCATTGCCAGCGTTTCAAATGTACTTGGGTGCTTAAAAGGCACAGACTCCCATGAATTCCCACCACGGGAATTCGTGTAAAGGAGTCTGTCCTCGTTTCTTCTTTTGATTTCACTTGCTTTATCATTGATAAATTCAAGGTAGGCCTCAAGAATATAAGGTTTGTGTTTTTTGCTTATTTTGAGAGTAAACCCACGTTTCTCTTCGGGTAATGGTCGCCATGAGAACATTTGAGGCTGTCGGGTTGTTACAGTATGTTCCCAAGCGACCATTACACCGTTGAAAATATCGGTTAGAGTAGTGACGTCGTTATTGGACAACCCAAACGTGAATTTTGAAGAGTTAAGGTTCCGAGTGATAGACAAACGGTTGGAAGAGGAAGTCGCGACCGATGAGAGGTATAAATGGACAGAATTGTAGAGTTCGTTTGTGTTTACGCCTTCAATTTCGGTTATATCATAGTAGTaatatgaagaaaaggaagTGAAGAAGTGGTTGATGAGTTTAAGGAAGGCGAAACGAATATCGGGTGGGAAGATGGTGGTAAAGAGTGTTTGAGAGAAAGCGTAAATGGCCATTAGAGACGCCATGGTTGTCCATAGCTCCTTCATTACTAGCTAAAGGACTTTTGGTGTGGTGGTGGGTTTATGGGGCGGAAATGAAAGTGTGAGTTGTTATTTGGGATTTATATACAGCTACAAATGAGAtccagatatatatatatatatatatatatgtgaaaaacatgtttatttatttccctttacatgaaaatatatatttatatatggagTAATTTGTACTCTaaattgacaaaataaaatgaagGATGTTACCATTAACatcaaaaacatgaaaacaGGGGGTAATTGAGAGTAAAGTTCTATATCcttctttttatatttgtagatAGTGATATGGTTAAGGATGAGTTAAGAGAATTAGGGGTGGAGGTTTGATAACATAGTGATTGTATACCACAACATCGTTGTCATTTCATGAATAGCACATTATCACTATTTGAGAAGATTAATGACTTATCACGTACAATTGGACAAGGAGCTAGCATATTACATGGATCATAAATACATTTTATTATTGGGTATAAGAAAGAAGAGCTACCAAATACGAGTAATtgacaaagtatataaaaacaaactaaataaaGGAATAATGAATGAGAATCACTTAATTAAATAAGTGAATTAGTTATAGTATGTGACATGTGACTAGGGACTTTTAAAGGAAGATTAATCCAGAAGAGGGCGTTTAATAAAACAGAGCACAAGTTGGCTTCTCAGGTCATCTAGAGAAAGTGTTCCCTAATATCTTATGATCACTTATCCAATAAGAACTAAAGAAGAGCATATTGTCTACATGTGTGCAGGGAttgttttttcaaaatcattCTTTAAAATGTCATTTGTATCGGTATGCATAACCTTTCGATCAAAAGGCTACATGTTCAAATCACTTAAATGAATAGTTTATACAGATTGCTTTTTTGACATTATACTTTAAAATGTCATTTGCAGGTATGCATAACTTTTCAAGTTATAAGTATAAATTTATTCCATAGAAAAAAAAGGTCATATGTAATTTTCGTTTGTAACGAAAACTTTCAAATTAAACACGTACCCTAcgcacttttatatatatatatatatatatatatatttgttaatgtCATGATATGTGTAAATTAATACCATTTAAAGATCGAAAGACCTCGAACCACAAGAGGCCTGAGGCTACTTCATTTGCGCATTAGGTT
Coding sequences within:
- the LOC122593778 gene encoding AAA-ATPase At5g57480-like, with amino-acid sequence MKELWTTMASLMAIYAFSQTLFTTIFPPDIRFAFLKLINHFFTSFSSYYYYDITEIEGVNTNELYNSVHLYLSSVATSSSNRLSITRNLNSSKFTFGLSNNDVTTLTDIFNGVMVAWEHTVTTRQPQMFSWRPLPEEKRGFTLKISKKHKPYILEAYLEFINDKASEIKRRNEDRLLYTNSRGGNSWESVPFKHPSTFETLAMDPAKKAEIMSDLRDFVEGKAFYTRTGRAWKRGYLLYGPPGTGKSSMIAAMANYLSYDIYDLELTEVQTNLELRKMLMKTSSKSIIVIEDIDCSIPLGNRDFADVTADMEIDANNNNNCVTLSGLLNFTDGLWSCCGSERIFVFTTNHIEKLDPALLRSGRMDMHVFMSYCTFSSLKILLKTYLGCTVDDVDKEVLRQLEEVTDKAEMTPADVSEVLIKNRRDKGKALRELLGILRVKANKKKCLSQKEAGEEEEKRELKRTEVCGRRSVVNGGCKVVERWKGLESNGNNY